In Lentimicrobiaceae bacterium, the DNA window TAAAAGCCGGGTGGCAGCATATATGATTCCGCTGGCAGCAGTATGGGGCAGCGATCTTGTTCTGAATTATGCCTATTACGGCCGCTTTGTGGCTTTTTACGATGGAGCCTTTGTAACATATGCCGCTTTTGCTCTTATTGTTTTATTAGGCTCGCGGGCGTTGCGCTGTTTTTCTGCCCGTAAACTGCTGTTTACATCCCTGGCTGCTTCAGTTATCTTTTTTGTGGTCTCCAATCTGGGTGTGTGGGCTTTCAGTGGCATGTATACCTTAACGCCTTCAGGGCTTGGCGCCTGTTTTGCAGCTGCCATTCCATTCTTCCGCAACACGCTGAGCGGCGACCTGGTTTACAGCTTTGCTATTTTTTACGCATTCGAATTTGCGGGCAGCAAAGTTCCCTTGCTGAAAACTGCCAATTAGTCAACCGGATTCAGACTGGCCGCAGTTACTTCCTTTGGTAAACCGGCTTCTGCCTGTCCTTACATAGCTTTCATTCAACAAATCAATCAATCATGCTAAAAAAACTACTTTCTGCTTTTCTGATATTTCTGTCAGCTACTTCCATTGCACAGGGCCCGTTTCCACCGGCTGCCGGTGTGCCTGGCACAACCGCCATTTCAAAAGACTCTGCCATTATTCAGTCATGGGCTTCGGGTATTGAAATAGTGCGGGGTTATATTCAGGTAGATGATACTACTGTGTACAATGCAGGCTCTAACAAAGCTACGTTTGGTCATCCGGCCAATGCGCTGGGTATGGCCGAAGGTTCGTCAACCGGGGTGGTTAGTCTGGGCGACGGAGGTATGGCTACCCTTACTTTTGACCGCTACATTGTGAATGGTCCGGGCGCTGATTTTGCCGTGTTTGAAAATTCATTCGGCGATACCTTTCTCGAACTGGCCTTTGTAGAGGTAAGCTCTGATGGCGTTCATTTTGTCAGATTTCCATCGGTTTCGCTTACGCCCACGGCTGTGCAGACTGGTGCCTGGGAGGAAACGGATCCGACCCTTATTCACAACCTTGCCGGAAAGTATCGCCAGGGGTTTGGTACGCCCTTCAACCTGGATGATGTGGCCGATCAACCATTGCTGGACGTAAATGCCATTCGTTTTGTAAGGGTGACAGATGTGGTAGGTTGTATCCAGCCTGCCTATGCTTCGCACGATGCACAGGGCAATATTATTAACGACCCGTGGCCCACCCCTTTTAACTCTGGAGGCTTTGATTTGGATGGCGTTGCCGTTATTAACGGAGGAACACCCAACTATCTGGCTGGTTTAACTGATCTGCAACTTGCCCCGGATAGTTATTTTCTGCCTGCCGAAAATGGTACTTTCAATTCAGGCATCTGCTCTTTTCCTTATGAAGCCGGCACCGGTTACTGGTCGGGTTTTTCCTATTCAAGCCGTGTAACCCTGAATGGTGATTATACCAACGATCAGTTTGTGGCAGTTACCAACGGAGGAATGGATGGCGATTCAACCACTTTTGCAATAGCTTATGTTGCATCCGACTGGATGGGTGGTACCTATGACCCTATTCCTTCGGTAGTGAATCTGGCCGACGGGCAAATGGCCACTTTTAGCGGTTGCTACGTTTCAAACAATGCCATGGCCTATATTACCATGCGCGACGGAACGCTTTACAACAAGAAGTTTGGCGGCGACTCAGGCAACGACCCCGATTGGTTCAGAATTAAAGTGAGAGGTGTGCGTGCCGACAACAGTCTGACCGAACCTCTTGTGTTTTACCTGGCCG includes these proteins:
- a CDS encoding DUF4465 domain-containing protein, translating into MLKKLLSAFLIFLSATSIAQGPFPPAAGVPGTTAISKDSAIIQSWASGIEIVRGYIQVDDTTVYNAGSNKATFGHPANALGMAEGSSTGVVSLGDGGMATLTFDRYIVNGPGADFAVFENSFGDTFLELAFVEVSSDGVHFVRFPSVSLTPTAVQTGAWEETDPTLIHNLAGKYRQGFGTPFNLDDVADQPLLDVNAIRFVRVTDVVGCIQPAYASHDAQGNIINDPWPTPFNSGGFDLDGVAVINGGTPNYLAGLTDLQLAPDSYFLPAENGTFNSGICSFPYEAGTGYWSGFSYSSRVTLNGDYTNDQFVAVTNGGMDGDSTTFAIAYVASDWMGGTYDPIPSVVNLADGQMATFSGCYVSNNAMAYITMRDGTLYNKKFGGDSGNDPDWFRIKVRGVRADNSLTEPLVFYLADFRFTDNSLDYIVQDWRWFDLSALGEVKSLSFVLESSDSGDFGINTPAYFCMDNLTVMAAQAPFISQPLADISVPVNAAPVNIDLLSHFSASGAPITFEISVNSNPAVVFASVSDHQLGLEFMPDVTGLSEISIAASANGITVTDTFTVEVYSSVGVNEVSPVMALVYPNPCAEQLNLSGVASTGLRLFDSRGCLVYDAFCETDHLNIPVSHLQPGVYVLRVSKNEKVQSIRVVKL